From Candidatus Woesearchaeota archaeon, one genomic window encodes:
- a CDS encoding cation:proton antiporter, translating into MQNIFIDIGAIIIVAAVGAFLARLIKQPLIPAYVIGGIVLGPVLGLIVNNESIATLSEIGIAFLLFIVGLEMDFKKLKNVALVCTAGGLIQMAALFGLGFLIAFLFGFKSFDPLYLGLIIAFSSTMVVIKLLADKGEIETLHGRIIIGILLMEDIVAIFALSIIQNLGHFGVYDIAVSTLKGLAVFAISWAASKYALPYLFKFAAKTQEILFLGALATSFAFSILFSYLGFSIAIGAFTAGIALANTNYSIEIAGKIKSLKDFFSTIFFVSLGLQILPGTIMPMLPLLIALILAIVIVKPILTITICSIFGYKKRPSFIAAISLAQTSEFSLIIAMQGVLLGHISNALFSMAVVLATATMLFTSYFIKFDNFLYEKIGHLLNFYSVFVRYEEEPNILKMFSGWKEAKWKPFVKQPGPLAPAKPSISTVPDKFDNLLIIRKARESNEKAIIFVTANNVDDALELYDAGADYVILPHFLGGEHVSLLIEKFSADLRSIFEIKMRHIEELKERKKLGHEHPEHAK; encoded by the coding sequence ATGCAGAACATATTCATTGATATCGGGGCAATAATCATTGTGGCGGCAGTTGGAGCCTTCTTGGCAAGGCTGATAAAGCAGCCTTTGATTCCGGCATATGTGATCGGGGGAATTGTTCTAGGCCCTGTTTTAGGGCTTATAGTGAACAATGAATCAATAGCAACATTATCAGAGATCGGCATAGCTTTCTTATTGTTCATTGTGGGCTTAGAGATGGATTTCAAGAAGCTTAAGAATGTTGCATTAGTATGCACAGCAGGAGGATTAATCCAGATGGCTGCATTGTTCGGCCTGGGATTTTTAATTGCATTTCTCTTCGGATTTAAAAGCTTTGATCCCCTGTATCTCGGACTAATCATAGCATTCAGCTCAACAATGGTTGTCATAAAGCTATTGGCTGATAAGGGTGAAATCGAAACTCTGCACGGCAGAATCATAATAGGGATACTGCTCATGGAAGATATTGTTGCAATATTTGCATTGTCAATAATACAGAATCTCGGGCATTTTGGAGTGTATGATATTGCAGTTTCAACTTTGAAAGGGCTGGCTGTTTTTGCGATTTCATGGGCCGCAAGCAAATACGCGCTGCCTTACCTGTTCAAATTTGCTGCAAAAACACAGGAAATACTGTTTTTAGGGGCATTGGCAACATCATTTGCATTCTCAATACTGTTCAGCTATCTTGGGTTTTCAATAGCGATAGGGGCATTCACTGCAGGCATTGCGCTTGCAAATACAAATTATTCAATAGAAATAGCAGGCAAAATAAAATCATTAAAGGATTTCTTTTCCACAATATTTTTTGTTTCGCTTGGATTGCAGATATTACCTGGAACAATAATGCCCATGCTGCCGCTCCTTATAGCATTGATTCTTGCAATAGTGATCGTCAAGCCCATACTAACAATAACGATATGCAGCATTTTCGGATATAAAAAAAGGCCGTCTTTTATTGCAGCAATATCGCTGGCGCAGACAAGCGAATTCTCGCTGATAATAGCGATGCAGGGCGTATTACTGGGCCATATAAGCAATGCGCTCTTCTCAATGGCGGTGGTGCTTGCAACTGCAACAATGCTTTTCACATCTTACTTCATAAAGTTTGATAATTTCCTTTATGAAAAAATCGGGCATTTGCTTAACTTTTACAGCGTATTTGTGAGATATGAAGAAGAGCCTAACATATTGAAAATGTTTTCGGGCTGGAAAGAAGCCAAGTGGAAGCCCTTTGTCAAACAGCCGGGGCCCTTGGCCCCTGCGAAGCCGTCAATTTCAACTGTCCCGGACAAGTTTGACAACCTTCTTATCATAAGAAAGGCAAGGGAATCAAATGAAAAGGCAATTATTTTTGTCACAGCAAACAATGTTGATGACGCTTTAGAGCTTTATGATGCCGGAGCGGATTATGTCATACTGCCGCATTTCCTCGGCGGAGAGCATGTTTCGCTGCTTATTGAGAAATTTTCAGCTGACTTAAGAAGCATTTTTGAAATAAAAATGAGGCACATAGAAGAGCTGAAAGAGAGAAAGAAGCTGGGTCATGAGCATCCGGAGCATGCAAAATGA